A genomic stretch from Geothermobacter hydrogeniphilus includes:
- a CDS encoding transposase: MPRKPRIHFPGAVYHVMLRGNAGDPVFFNDQDRFRFYLFLQQAIEKFHCRIHGFCLMDNHIHLIVQVAEIPLSRVMQNISLRYTKWINYSQGRVGHLFQGRYKALLIDADAYLLQLVGYVHLNPVRAGMTTVPEQYRWSGHLAYLGRDEISWLTTDWVLSQFSPNLARARQGYEEYVLNHLEEGKQAKYHSGTVEGIILGEDHFAEEALRHVACDMAPRYSVVDIVSGVCQAYSVDIEQLRATGKQRPFTEARALAACMVLEAPHLTLTELGKKLNRTVVPLGRAARKLAQRIEKDPELRKRKTEVIEVLKKAESQT; this comes from the coding sequence ATGCCCCGTAAACCCCGCATTCATTTTCCCGGCGCGGTCTATCACGTCATGCTGCGCGGCAATGCCGGCGATCCGGTATTTTTCAATGATCAGGACCGGTTTCGCTTCTACCTCTTTCTGCAACAGGCCATCGAAAAATTTCACTGCCGCATTCATGGCTTTTGCCTGATGGATAACCATATCCACCTGATTGTCCAGGTCGCGGAAATACCCCTTTCACGGGTGATGCAAAACATCTCTCTGCGTTACACCAAGTGGATCAATTATTCCCAGGGGCGCGTCGGGCACCTTTTTCAGGGACGCTACAAGGCTCTTCTGATCGATGCAGACGCCTATCTGCTGCAACTCGTCGGCTACGTTCATCTCAATCCGGTGCGGGCGGGAATGACAACTGTGCCGGAGCAGTATCGCTGGAGCGGGCACCTCGCTTATCTTGGCAGAGACGAGATCTCCTGGCTCACCACCGACTGGGTCCTTTCGCAGTTCTCGCCAAACCTCGCAAGAGCACGCCAAGGCTATGAGGAATATGTCCTCAATCATCTGGAAGAGGGGAAACAGGCGAAGTATCACTCCGGCACCGTTGAAGGAATTATTCTCGGAGAAGACCATTTTGCCGAAGAGGCCCTGCGGCACGTGGCCTGCGATATGGCGCCACGCTACTCAGTCGTGGATATCGTTTCCGGCGTCTGCCAGGCCTACTCGGTGGACATTGAACAGCTTCGGGCCACCGGCAAACAGCGGCCGTTCACCGAGGCGCGCGCTCTCGCGGCCTGCATGGTTCTGGAAGCCCCGCACCTGACTTTGACCGAACTCGGCAAAAAACTGAATCGCACGGTGGTCCCCCTCGGCCGTGCAGCCCGCAAGCTGGCACAAAGGATTGAGAAAGACCCTGAGCTGAGGAAACGGAAAACGGAAGTCATCGAGGTTTTGAAAAAGGCAGAAAGTCAGACCTGA